The following are encoded in a window of Pyrenophora tritici-repentis strain M4 chromosome 6, whole genome shotgun sequence genomic DNA:
- a CDS encoding UreA, Urea amidohydrolase (urease) gamma subunit: MQLVPRELDKLVISQLGLLAQRRLARGVKLNHAEATALIANNLQEVRALPARLRSHAERE; encoded by the exons ATGCAGTTGGTCCCCAGGGAG CTAGACAAGCTCGTCATCTCGCAGCTGGGCTTGCTCGCGCAACGACGACTGGCCCGCGGCGTGAAGCTCAACCATGCCGAAGCAACC GCGTTGATCGCGAATAACCTCCAGGAAGTACGAGCTCTGCCCGCGCGCCTCCGGTCGCATGCTGAACGCGAATAG
- a CDS encoding UreC, Urea amidohydrolase (urease) alpha subunit codes for MAIGKTMLGRRHVQPAVVASLSELMVEGTFPTGTYLVTVHHPISTDDGDLAKALYGSFLPVPSNDMFPLPDADVYEGTRQPGAIIAVKGEAGTIKLNEGRKRIKLNVKSMGDRPIQVGSHYHFIETNPQLQFDRVRAHGYRLDIPAGTSVRFEPGDTKTVTLVQIAGNQIIKGGNNIASGFIGDMKVINGIVERLQAGGFLHQPEPEGDGAHIDICTMERRAYITMFGPTTGDLIRLGATDLWIKVEKDMTKYGDECSFGGGKTLREGMGQAGGRSDKDSLDTVITNALIIDWTGIYKADIGIKDGIIVGIGKAGSPDVMDGVDPKLVVGSCTDVIAGEHKIVTPGGFDTHIHFICPQQAYEAIASGITTMLGGGTGPSTGTNATTCTPGKTHIKQMLQAIDSLPLNYGITGKGNDSDIRPLQQQAEAGVCGLKLHEDWGTTPSAIDACLTVCDEYDIQTLIHTDTLNESGFVGSTIAAFKNRTIHTYHTEGAGGGHAPDIISVVEHDNVLPSSTNPTRPYTRNTLDEHLDMLMVCHHLSRNIPEDIAFAESRIRAETIAAEDVLHDLGAISMMSSDSQAMGRCGEVILRTWNTAHKNKVQRGTLAEDEGTGADNFRVKRYISKYTINPAIAQGMSHLIGSIEVGKVADLVLWTPRNFGVKPSLVVKSGFCSWAMMGDPNASIPTVEPIIMRPMFAPLVPSTSITFVSQASIASGVVNSYGLRKRVEAVKNCRNIGKRDMKFNDKRPKMKVDPERYTVEADGMVCEAEPAETLPLTQGYFVY; via the exons ATGGCTATTGGCAAGACCATGCTGGGTCGTCGCCATGTGCAGCCCGCCGTCGTCGCTTCTCTCTCAGAGTTGATGGTAGAAGGCACCTTCCCCACCGGCACATACCTCGTCACAGTCCACCATCCCATTTCTACCGACGATGGAGACCTTGCGAAAGCCCTATATGGATCGTTCCTACCTGTCCCGTCCAATGATATGTTTCCTTTACCCGATGCAGACGTATACGAAGGCACGAGGCAACCGGGCGCTATCATAGCTGTCAAGGGAGAGGCAGGAACTATCAAGTTGAACGAGGGGCGCAAGAGGATCAAACTCAACGTTAAGAGCATGGGAGACAGACCAATCCAG GTCGGATCGCATTACCACTTCATCGAGACAAACCCGCAACTGCAATTCGACCGCGTACGAGCGCATGGCTACCGACTTGACATCCCCGCTGGCACGTCGGTGCGCTTCGAGCCGGGCGACACGAAGACGGTTACCTTGGTACAGATTGCGGGCAACCAAATAATCAAGGGTGGAAACAATATCGCATCCGGCTTCATCGGGGACATGAAGGTCATCAACGGTATCGTCGAGAGGTTGCAGGCTGGAGGATTTCTCCATCAACCGGAACCAGAGGGTGATGGTGCACATATCGACATTTGCACAATGGAGCGACGGGCTTATATTACCATGTTCGGCCCGACGACCGGCGACCTGATAAGACTCGGTGCCACGGACCTCTGGATCAAGGTTGAGAAAGACATGACCAAGTATGGCGATGAATGTTCTTTTGGCGGAGGGAAAACGCTAAGAGAAGGCATGGGTCAAGCAGGAGGACGATCGGATAAAGATTCACTTGATACGGTCATCACTAACGCCCTGATTATCGACTGGACTGGCATTTACAAGGCCGATATTGGAATCAAGGATGGTATCATTGTCGGTATTGGCAAAGCAGGTAGCCCAGATGTCATGGATGGCGTGGATCCGAAATTGGTCGTAGGCTCCTGCACCGATGTCATTGCCGGTGAACACAAGATTGTGACACCAGGTGGCTTCGATACCCATATACACTTCATCTGTCCTCAGCAGGCCTATGAAGCCATAGCATCTGGTATCACGACCATGCTTGGAGGCGGCACAGGGCCCAGTACCGGCACCAACGCAACAACATGCACCCCCGGCAAAACTCACATCAAGCAGATGCTCCAAGCCATTGACAGTCTTCCCCTCAACTACGGCATTACCGGCAAAGGTAACGACTCTGACATCCGGCCCCTGCAGCAACAAGCCGAAGCCGGTGTCTGTGGCCTCAAACTACACGAAGACTGGGGTACCACCCCTTCCGCCATCGACGCCTGCCTCACTGTCTGCGACGAGTACGACATTCAAACCCTAATCCACACCGACACGCTCAACGAATCCGGCTTCGTAGGATCCACAATCGCGGCCTTCAAAAACCGCACAATCCACACCTACCACACCGAAGGCGCCGGCGGCGGCCACGCCCCAGACATCATCTCCGTCGTCGAACACGACAACGTGCTCCCTTCCTCCACTAATCCCACCAGACCCTACACCCGCAACACGCTCGACGAGCACCTCGACATGCTCATGGTATGCCACCACCTCTCACGCAATATCCCCGAAGACATAGCCTTTGCCGAATCCCGCATCCGTGCCGAAACAATCGCCGCTGAGGATGTCCTGCACGATCTCGGCGCCATATCCATGATGTCGAGCGACTCGCAGGCCATGGGCCGCTGCGGCGAAGTCATTCTCCGCACGTGGAATACCGCACACAAGAATAAAGTGCAACGCGGTACGCTAGCCGAGGACGAAGGTACAGGCGCGGATAACTTCAGGGTGAAGCGGTATATCAGCAAATATACGATTAATCCAGCGATAGCGCAAGGAATGAGCCATCTAATCGGCAGTATCGAGGTGGGTAAGGTAGCGGATCTTGTTCTTTGGACACCGAGGAACTTTGGTGTTAAACCGAGTTTGGTTGTTAAGAGTGGATTTTGCTCTTGGGCTATGATG GGCGACCCCAATGCCTCCATCCCAACCGTCGAACCCATCATCATGCGCCCCATGTTCGCCCCTCTCGTCCCTTCCACCAGCATAACCTTTGTCTCGCAAGCTTCCATCGCCTCGGGCGTCGTAAACTCGTACGGCCTACGCAAGCGCGTGGAGGCCGTCAAGAATTGCAGGAATATAGGGAAGAGGGATATGAAGTTTAATGACAAGAGGCCGAAGATGAAGGTCGATCCCGAGAGGTATACGGTTGAGGCTGATGGCATGGTTTGTGAGGCTGAGCCTGCAGAGACGTTGCCGTTGACGCAGGGGTATTTTGTGTATTAG
- a CDS encoding scytalone dehydratase, whose protein sequence is MFENAKFKPTFEDVMGCQSACYEWADSYDSKDWERLSKCIAPTLRIDYRSFLNKLWESMPADEFVAMASDPAVLGNPLLKTQHFIGGTRWEKTSDDEMIGYHQLRVPHQRYTDESRTKVAVKGHAHSFNMHWYKKIDGEWKFAGLNPDIRWFEYDFDKVFAEGREQMGEEEAKAAAGIPEKLTGQAL, encoded by the exons ATGTTTGAGAACGCCAAATTTAAGCCTACTTTCGAGG ATGTCATGGGCTGCCAGTCGGCATGCTACGAATGGGCAGACAGCTACGATAGCAAG GACTGGGAGCGCCTTAGCAAATGCATTGCCCCAACACTTCGGATCGACTACCGCTCTTTCCTGAACAAGCTCTGGGAGTCCATGCCCGCAGACGAGTTTGTAGCCATGGCCTCTGACCCCGCCGTGCTCGGCAACCCTCTCCTCAAGACGCAGCACTTCATCGGCGGTACGCGGTGGGAGAAGACGTCCGACGACGAGATGATCGGTTACCACCAGCTGCGCGTGCCGCACCAGCGGTACACAGATGAGTCGCGCACCAAGGTTGCGGTCAAGGGCCATGCGCACAGCTTCAACATGCACTGGTACAAGAAGATTGATGGAGAGTGGAAGTTTGCTGGGTTGAACCCAGATATCAGGTGGTTCGAGTACGACTTTGACAAGGTCTTTGCTGAGGGTCGTGAGCAGATGGGTGAAGAGGAGGCCAAGGCTGCAGCGGGCATCCCGGAGAAGTTGACCGGCCAGGCACTGTAG
- a CDS encoding Bindin multi-domain protein, translated as MSFNNGYPDQFPQGQPQGDMNNPTPQPGDMGQPMDTSGNGFPPQGNMGPPGSAGGDGQGQGAGKTTLWMGELEPWIDENFVRSIWYNMGETVNVKMIRDKFSG; from the exons ATGTCCTTTAACAACGGTTACCCCGACCAGTTCCCCCAGGGCCAGCCCCAGGGTGACATGAACAACCCGACCCCGCAGCCCGGCGACATGGGCCAGCCTATGGACACTTCTGGTAACGGTTTCCCACCACAGGGAAACATGGGCCCTCCCGGCAGCGCTGGCGGCGATGGTCAAGGCCAGGGCGCCGGCAAGACCACTCTCTG GATGGGTGAGCTCGAGCCGTGGATCGACGAGAACTTTGTGCGCAGCATTTGGTACAACATGGGCGAGACCGTCAATGTCAAGATGATCCGCGACAAGTTCTCCGGGTAA
- a CDS encoding RNA-binding protein (RRM domain), with the protein MSDPISGMSRGYGFVRFASEDDQQKALTEMQGVYCGNRPMRISTATPKNKSGGPGGPGGMGMPQGGGGPGMGMYSMNAPPMGGYYGTPQPMNQFTDPNNTTVFVGGLSGYVTEDELRSFFQGFGEITYVKIPPGKGCGFVQFVQRHAAEMAINQMQGYPIGNSRVRLSWGRSQNNSGPAGTPYRPAPPPPVPFGPGMGMPPQHPYGGAGGYGPMMK; encoded by the exons ATGTCCGATCCCATCAGCGGCATGTCGCGCGGCTACGGATTCGTTCGCTTCGCCAGCGAAGATGACCAACAGAAGGCTCTCACCGAGATGCAGGGCGTCTACTGCGGCAACCGCCCAATGCGCATCTCCACCGCTACTCCCAAGAACAAGAGCGGTGGCCCCGGCGGTCCCGGTGGAATGGGCATGCCCCAAGGTGGCGGCGGCCCTGGCATGGGCATGTACTCGATGAACGCTCCCCCAATGGGAGGCTACTACGGCACTCCTCAGCCTATGAACCAGTTCACTGACCCCAACAACACTACCGTCTTTGTCGGCGGTCTCTCTGGCTATGTCACCGAGGATGAGCTTCGATCCTTTTTCCAAGGCTTCGGTGAGATTACCTATGTCAAGATTCCTCCAGGCAAGGGATGCGGCTTCGTCCAGTTTGTGCAGCGCCATGCCGCAGAAATGGCCATCAACCAGATGCAAGGCTACCCGATCGGCAACTCTCGCGTCCGTCTGAGTTGGGGTCGCTCACAGAACAACTCGGGCCCGGCTGGCACCCCTTACCGCCCTGCACCACCTCCACCTGTGCCATTCGGTCCCGGAATGGGCATGCCTCCACAACACCCCTATGGCGGCGCTGGCGGTTACGGTCCTATGATGAAG TAA
- a CDS encoding Drf-FH1 multi-domain protein — MFFFFTCGTHTFTSKLSGAEHITVQCQNCGNFSGRVMKRWEWFTFCFIPVIPFSIKPYKEVGCHICNFWQDIKYRPDVQSQMGQGGASQGGAVMMAGGNGAPGAPGGGGGGYGPPPQGVPQYK, encoded by the exons atgttcttcttcttcacatGCGGAACACACA CCTTCACATCCAAGCTCTCCGGCGCAGAACACATAACAGTGCAATGTCAAAACTGCGGAAACTTTAGCGGACG AGTCATGAAACGCTGGGAATGGTTTACCTTCTGCTTCATCCCCGTCATCCCCTTCTCCATCAAACCCTACAAGGAAGTCGGCTGCCACATTTGCAACTTCTGGCAGGATATAAAGTACCGGCCGGATGTACAGTCGCAGATGGGTCAAGGCGGTGCGAGTCAGGGCGGTGCTGTTATGATGGCGGGCGGTAATGGCGCGCCTGGTGCTCCTGGTGGAGGCGGGGGTGGGTATGGACCGCCGCCGCAGGGGGTGCCGCAGTATAAGTGA
- a CDS encoding dynein light chain type 1: MASEKSDAHKQEAQIKSADMSEEMQQEAIEVATMAMEQFTIEKDIAQYIKKEFDSRKGATWHCIVGRNFGSFVTHETKHFIYFYLGHCAILLFKTQ; this comes from the exons ATGGCAAGCGAGAAGTCAGATGCCCACAAGCAGGAAG CCCAGATCAAGTCGGCCGACATG AGCGAAGAGATGCAGCAAGAGGCTATTGAAGTCG CAACAATGGCTATGGAGCAGTTCACTATTGAGAAG GACATCGCCCAGTACATCAAGAAAGAG TTTGACAGCCGAAAGGGCGCCACATGGCACTGCATCGTAGGCCGCAACTTTGGAAGCTTCGTCACTCATG AGACGAAACACTTCATCTACTTCTACCTCGGTCACTGCGCTATTCTGTTGTTCAAGACTCAGTAA
- a CDS encoding RNA-binding protein (RRM domain) encodes MESSRIFVRGLPPKFSEDDVRKHFAKFPITDVKFFPHRRIGYVGYKTPEDAAKAVKYFNKTFIKLTKIYAEIARPIADKELPKSRRQLKLEKSAPSNDEYRPPRQENDLKRKRDEAEQDPKLKEFLEVYQPPSKTSLWANGDEQLNEAPIATADEAVPEVAVPEDESDDDYQVISKKPKIAPEPAASVPIQPKPAEQPPPEPQAQDIDGGEPMEDIQEAPAAEQGPVSDVDWLRSRTNRVLELVEDDEVPSVGAVAPQASVPQPPVARKALPEVVEAQPEPEQPTEEHPVVAAPDEEDKIRETGRLYLRNLHYGVTEDEIRQQFSKHGTLEEVHVPLKKADGKGKGFAFVQFANPSDAVEAYLDNDNTIFQGRLLHIISAKAKKDTKLDEYEISKLPLKKQKEIRKKQNAAKATFNWNSLYLNADAVMSTIAGRMGISKAELLDPTSADAAVRQAHAETHIIQETKSYFAQHGVDLEAFQRSAKGDLAILVKNVPHTVTPDELRKLFEEHGTVTKFLMPPTGMTAIVEFSNVAQAKTAFMSLSYRKMKDSILYLEKAPKDLFKEGIATNFVQTTFSEQPVVKPTATDLLVDAPEPEATNTATLYVRNLNFSTTTERLTEAFKPLSGFRSATVKTKMDPKRGVLSMGFGFVEFNNPETATAALRAMDGHDLEGHKLLIKASHKGADAAEERRNEDAAKKAASTKIIIKNLPFEASKKDVRALFTPYGQLRSVRVPKKFDASSRGFGFAEFTTKRDAVNAMNALKNTHLLGRRLVLAFAEAESDDPEKELEKMQQKMGAQANKVALQRLTEGGRKKFNVAGTDDLDE; translated from the exons ATGGAGTCGTCCCGAATCTTCGTGCGCGGTCTGCCGCCCAAATTCAGCGAAGATGACGTCCGCAAGCACTTTGCCAAATTCCCCATTACCGACGTCAAGTTCTTCCCGCACCGCCGCATAGGCTATGTCGGCTACAAAACGCCCGAGGACGCCGCAAAGGCGGTCAAGTACTTCAACAAGACGTTTATCAAGCTCACCAAGATTTACGCTGAGATTGCGCGCCCG ATCGCCGACAAGGAACTGCCAAAGTCACGACGGCAGCTAAAGCTCGAGAAGAGTGCGCCAAGCAACGATGAGTACAGGCCGCCGCGGCAAGAGAACGACCTCAAGCGAAAGCGAGACGAGGCTGAGCAGGATCCCAAGTTGAAGGAGTTTCTCGAGGTCTATCAGCCGCCCTCCAAGACGAGCTTGTGGGCCAATGGCGATGAGCAGCTCAACGAAGCGCCCATTGCCACTGCCGACGAGGCTGTACCCGAAGTTGCTGTGCCAGAGGACGAAAGCGACGACGACTATCAGGTCATCTCGAAAAAGCCCAAGATTGCGCCAGAACCCGCCGCCTCTGTCCCAATACAGCCCAAGCCCGCCGAACAGCCTCCACCAGAGCCCCAAGCTCAAGATATTGACGGCGGTGAGCCCATGGAAGATATACAAGAGGCTCCTGCAGCAGAACAGGGTCCTGTGTCCGATGTGGACTGGCTACGATCAAGAACAAACCGAGTCTTGGAGCTGGTGGAGGACGACGAAGTACCCTCAGTCGGCGCCGTAGCACCTCAAGCGTCGGTACCACAGCCTCCTGTAGCTAGAAAAGCTTTACCAGAAGTGGTGGAGGCGCAGCCGGAGCCAGAACAGCCCACTGAAGAACACCCAGTCGTTGCTGCACCAGACGAAGAGGACAAGATCCGTGAGACTGGCCGACTCTACCTGCGGAATCTCCATTACGGGGTAACCGAAGACGAGATCCGGCAGCAATTTTCAAAGCATGGTACTCTTGAAGAA GTACATGTACCACTGAAAAAGGCCGATGGAAAAGGCAAGGGCTTTGCGTTTGTCCAGTTCGCGAACCCAAGCGACGCTGTCGAGGCATACCTTGACAACGACAATACCATCTTCCAGGGTCGTCTCCTTCACATCATCTCGGCAAAAGCAAAGAAAGACACCAAGCTCGATGAGTACGAGATCTCAAAACTGCCTCTCAAGAAGCAGAAAGAGATCCGGAAGAAGCAGAATGCTGCAAAGGCTACCTTCAACTGGAACTCGCTTTACCTGAATGCCGATGCAGTCATGTCCACCATTGCAGGACGCATGGGCATCAGCAAGGCTGAACTACTCGACCCCACATCCGCAGATGCTGCAGTCAGACAAGCCCATGCTGAGACACACATCATCCAAGAGACAAAGTCCTACTTTGCCCAGCATGGCGTTGACCTGGAGGCCTTTCAAAGAAGCGCCAAAGGTGACCTTGCTATTCTCGTGAAGAACGTTCCTCACACTGTAACGCCTGATGAGCTTCGTAAGCTGTTCGAGGAGCACGGCACTGTGACCAAGTTTCTGATGCCACCCACGGGAATGACGGCCATTGTCGAGTTTTCCAACGTCGCCCAAGCGAAGACGGCCTTTATGTCATTGTCGTACCGGAAGATGAAGGATTCGATCTTGTATCTGGAAAAGGCTCCCAAGGATCTGTTCAAGGAAGGTATAGCAACCAACTTTGTACAGACTACATTCTCAGAGCAGCCTGTTGTAAAACCAACTGCGACCGACCTGCTTGTGGATGCTCCCGAGCCCGAAGCGACAAACACCGCTACTCTGTATGTGCGGAACCTGAACTTCTCCACGACTACCGAGCGTCTCACCGAGGCGTTCAAGCCTTTGTCCGGATTCCGCAGCGCGACCGTTAAGACGAAGATGGACCCTAAACGTGGCGTGCTATCGATGGGCTTCGGTTTCGTCGAGTTCAACAATCCCGAGACTGCTACTGCTGCTTTGCGAGCCATGGACGGCCATGATCTTGAAGGGCATAAGCTGTTGATAAAGGCATCCCACAAGGGCGCCGATGCGGCTGAAGAGCGTCGCAACGAGGATGCAGCCAAGAAGGCGGCAAGCACGAAAATCATCATCAAGAACTTGCCCTTTGAAGCCAGC AAAAAGGATGTTCGCGCTCTATTCACCCCTTACGGCCAGCTTCGGTCTGTTCGGGTGCCTAAGAAGTTTGATGCGTCTTCACGTGGGTTTGGTTTCGCAGAGTTCACCACGAAACGCGACGCCGTCAACGCGATGAACGCATTGAAAAATACTCACTTGCTGGGCCGTCGTTTGGTTCTTGCATTTGCAGAGGCTGAATCTGATGACCCCGAGAAGGAGCTTGAGAAGATGCAACAGAAGATGGGAGCACAGGCCAACAAGGTCGCCCTCCAACGTCTGACAGAAGGTGGTCGGAAAAAGTTTAACGTTGCAGGCACCGATGATCTAGACGAGTGA
- a CDS encoding TEA domain containing protein, producing the protein MQVQHQPLCVPLEDVPLLVTTADTSSQQRVVLQERSVNQSHEYYGSTTSLQLKQHGSPSPTENAHAQRTTAAGAYYTGNVHANHVGLAGFGVEKSEKHIRYELDRIYRMLARSDKYQKYREKQPVLSPAEVIARDAAEEKERARKEAAGEKPDKKDNTVWPDFLEHAFWRALVRCPPMGRKKLMFEGKLRGRNELIQNSISRDTGIRRDRKRVSSHLQVLKGKLEGFNFGQYPFRTSFPNPFHWLRVPALQ; encoded by the exons ATGCAAGTCCAACACCAACCCTTGTGTGTGCCGTTGGAGGATGTCCCCCTCTTAGTTACTACGGCCGACACCTCATCACAGCAGCGAGTCGTTCTACAAGAGCGATCAGTTAATCAGTCCCACGAGTATTATGGCAGCACTACCTCTTTGCAGCTAAAGCAGCATGGCAGTCCTAGCCCAACAGAGAATGCACACGCACAACGAACTACCGCAGCAGGCGCCTACTATACCGGCAATGTGCATGCAAACCACGTTGGATTGGCCGGCTTTGGTGTTGAAAAGTCGGAGAAACATATCAGATATGAACTCGACCGGATATACAGGATGTTGGCGCGATCAGACAAGTATCAAAAGTACCGCGAGAAGCAACCTGTCCTTAGTCCTGCCGAAGTCATCGCAAGAGATGCGGCGGAGGAGAAGGAGCGAGCAAGAAAAGAAGCAGCGGGCGAGAAACCGGACAAGAAGGATAATACCGTGTGGCCAGATTTCTTGGAGCACGCATTTTGGAGAG CACTGGTTCGATGCCCCCCGATGGGGCGAAAAAAGCTCATGTTCGAAGGCAAACTGCGAGGACGAAACGAACTGATCCAGAACTCGATTTCCAGAGACACGGGCATCCGTCGGGATCGCAAGCGGGTATCTAGTCACTTGCAAGTGCTCAAAGGAAAGCTGGAAGGCTTCAACTTCGGTCAGTACCCGTTCCGTACATCCTTTCCCAACCCCTTTCATTGGCTACGAGTTCCGGCTCTTCAATAA